Part of the Crossiella cryophila genome, CTCCGGGTAGGGAGCCCCGGGTCGACTCAGCCCTGCGGCTGACCCCATCCGGGTGGGGGCTGCTGGCCGGGGTGGGCCTGCGGCTGCGGCGGGAAGGGCTGTCCCACCGGTCCGGGTGGCCCCGGCGGCGGGCCGAAGGACACGGGAGGCTGACCGACGCGACCGGTCTTGCCGAGCTTGGCCAGCACCAGGATGGAGATCACCAGCGCGCCCAGCGCGGCGGCCGTGGTCACCATCAGCAGCACGTCCGACACGTCGGTGGGCAGCACCCTGGCCAGCACCTGCGTTGTCCTCGGCATCTCATCCCCACCCCTGTTGACGTCAGCGCGGGCACCCTACCGCGGGAAGGCGCGGGGCGTAGTTGAATGGGCCCCGACGTCGGCGCATCGGAGGAAGGCGGCACACCCCGTGGAGGACCAGGTCGAACGCATCCGCGCGGTGATCAGCAGGGTGCTCGGGGTCGAGCCGGAGCGGGTCGGGCCGGACACCTCGTTCCTGGCCGAGCTGGGCGCGGACTCGATGATGCTGATCGAGCTGCTGGCCAATCTGGAGATCGAGTACGACATCGAGGTGGACGAGTCCGAGCTGGCGCACCTGGTCGATCTGCGGTCGGTGCTGGACGTGCTGGCCAGGGCGCGCCAGGCGTGACCGGGCGGCGGGTCGCGATCACCGGGATCGGCGTGGTCTCCAGCATCGGGATCGGCGCCGGGGCCTTCCGGGACGGCCTGCGCGCGGGCTGTAGCGGGGCCAGGCCGATCACCGCCTTCGACACCACCGGCTTCGACCGCACGATGGGCTGCGAGGTCACCGGTTTCGATCCGGCGGACTGGCTGCGGGTGGCGGATCCGGCCGCGCTGGGCCGGGCCGGGCAGTTCGCCGCGGCCGCCGCGACCATGGCCGTCCGTGACGCCGAAGCCGACCTCGACCGGCTGCGCGCCGGGCACGGGCTGATCTCGATGGGCACCACCGACGGCGGCGCGCCCACCCTGGAACGGCTGGTGGCCGCGGATCTGGCGGACGAGCACGGGCACCGGGACCCGCTGCTGGCGGCGCAGGTGCCGGCCGCCCGGCTGGGCCTGGACATCGCCACCGAACTCGGCCTGCGCGAGGTCGAGCTGTGCACCCTGGGCACGGCCTGCTCGGCGGGCAACTACGCGATCGGCAACGGCTTCGACGCGATCCGCTCGGGCGAGGCGGACTTCGCGCTGTGCGGCGGCGCGGACGCGATGTGCCGGCTCACCTTCACCAGCTTCTACCGCCTCGGCACCATCTCCCCCGACGTGTGCCGCCCCTTCGACGCCGACCGCCAGGGCATCCTGACCGGCGAGGGCGCCGCGGTGCTGCTGCTGGAACCCTGGGAGACCGCGGTGGCCAGGGGCGCGCGGATCCACGCCGAACTGCTCGGCTACGGCCTGAGCTGCGACGCCTACCACCAGGTCGCGCCGGAACGCACCGGCATCGCGCTCGGCATGACCCGCGCGCTGGCCAACGCCGGGATCGCGCCGGCACAGGTCGACCTGATCTCCGCGCACGGCACCGGCACCAAGGCCAACGACGTCACCGAGACCGCCGCCATCCGCGAGGTCTTCGGCGCGCGCCCGCCGCGCACGATCTCGCTCAAGTCGATGCTCGGACACACCATGGGCGCGGCCACCGCGCTGTCGGTGGCCGCCTGCGCGCTGGCCATCACCGAGGGCTTCATCCCGCCGACGATCAACCACCGGGTCACCGATCCGGACTGCCCGATCGACTGCGTGCCCAACACCGCGGTGCCCGCCCGGCTGCGCGTGGTGCAGAGCAACGGCCTGGCCTTCGGCGGCAACAACGCGATCGTGCTGCTCGGGGCCGCCTCGTGAGCGGCCTCGCGCTCACCGCGCACGCCGCCGCCTCGGCCTACGGCCTGGCCACCCCGGCACTGCTGGCCGGTCTCCGCACCGGCCGGGCGCCAGGGGGATTCGCCGTGCCGGAGGTGGACATCCAGGCGTTACTCGGGCTCAAGGGCACCGCCTCGATGGACCGGGCCGCCGCGCTGGCCGTGCTCACCGTGGGCGAACTGCTCGCCGCCCACCCCGGCCTGGCCGATCCGGACACCGCGCTGGTGCTGGGCACCACCAGTGGCAGCGCCGGCACCCAGGCCAACGTGGTGCGCGGTTCGCTGACCCGGCGCAGGCCCTACTTCATCGAACCCTCGCTGGTGCCGTTCGCGCTGATGAACGGCCCGGCCTCGATCTGCGCCATCCGGCACGGGCTGCGCGGCCCGAACGCGACCGTGGCCGGTGGCCGGGCCGCGGTGCTCAGCGCACTGCGCTACGCGAGCAGGCTGATCGGCGGCGGCCAGTGCGCGCGGGCCCTGGTCGGCGGCACCGAGGAGCTGACCCCGGAACGCGAGTGGCTGGAAGGCCAGTACCCGGTGCAGGCAGGCCCACTCGGTGAGGGCGCCGGGGTGCTGCTGCTGGAACCGCCGGGCCCGCGGCCGGTGCTGGCCGAGGTGCTCGGCTTCGGCTCCCGGCTGGTGGCCGGGGACCCGGTCCAGGAGGCGGTCGCCGACTGCGTGCGCGGGCTGCTGGCCCGGCACCGGATCGAACCCGGCGAGGTCGGCCTGGTCAGCGCGCCGGTCGAGCTGTCCGGCCTGCTCGGCGCGGCCACCGTGGTCGACCCGGCCGGACTGCTCGGCGACACCGGCGCGGCGGCCGGCCTGTTCCAGCTGATCGGCGTGCTCACCACCGGGATCGGCGGCCCGGCCGTGGTGGTCTCGGTCGACCAGGACCACACGGTGGTCGCGGCCCTGCTCCGGCTGCCCTGAACCAGCCCGCCCTGAGTCAGCTCAGCCAGGACTGCTGTTCGTAGTCGTCATCGTCGTCCGCGGGCCGCCGGGCGGGTGCCCGCCTGGTCACCGGCGGGGGCGCCACCGGCGGCGGGGGCGGAGGCGGCGGCGGTGCGGGCGCGGAGTAGGCGGGCGGGGGCCGGTAGCCCTCCTCCTCGTCCTCACCGCCGAAGCGGAACTGACCGTCCCCGCGGTCCATCACCGACTTGGTGGCCCAGCCACCGCCCTGGCGCTGCCGCTTGGCCAGCTCGGTGATGTGCGCGGTGACCCGGTCGGTGACCTTGCCCTGCTGGTCCAGCTCCTCCTTGGCCGAGGCGGTCGCCTTGGCCACCTGCGACTCGCGCATGTCCCGGAGCAGCTCGTTCTCCCGGGTGGCCTCGTACTGCTGCCGCAGCGCGGCGGCCAGCCTGTCCTCAACACTCATCTCACGGCCCCCAGGGTCTTTCCACGTCCGGGAGAGAAATGTACCCGGCCCCCGTCAGCGCCGTGCGGCGTCAGTACGGACCGGGCCCCTGCTGCGGGTACTGCTGGGGCGGGTACTGCCCGGGTGGCGGCGGCTGCTGACCCCAGCCCTGCTGCGGACCGGGCTGACCCCACTGCTGCTGCGGCCCGGGGCCAGGCTGCCCCCACTGCTGCGGGTAGCCCTGGGCCGCACGCTTCTTCTTGGCGCTCGCGGACAGCACGATGACCAGCACGATCGTGCCGACCAGCAACAGGATCACCAGCAACAGCAACACCGGCACGCCGATACTCATGCCAGCGACCCTAGCGGTGCACCACTCAGCGCACCGCGGAAACCACCCCGGCCAGCCGCTGCGCCGCATCCTGGGCGGCGTCCTGACTCGGCGCCTCCACCATCACCCGGACCAGCTGCTCGGTGCCGGACGGGCGCAGCAGCACCCGGCCGTTGCCGGCCAGCTCGGCCTCGACCGCGGCCACCGCCTCGGCCACCGAGGGCGCGGTGGCGACCGCGGCCTTGTCGGTGACCTTGACGTTGATCAGCACCTGCGGCAGGCGGCGCATCACACCGGCCAGGTCAGCGAGGGACTTGCCGGTCAGCGCCATCCGGGCCATCAGGCGCAGCGCGGTGAGCAGGCCGTCGCCGGTGGTGGCGTGCCCCGGCAGCACCACGTGGCCGGACTGCTCGCCGCCCAGGGTGTAGCCGTTGGCACGCAGCTCCTCCAGCACGTACCGGTCGCCGACCGCGGTGGTGCGCAGGTTGACGCCGTGCTCGCGCATGGCCAGGTGCAGGCCCAGGTTGCTCATCACGGTGGCGACCAGGGTGTCCTCGGCCAGCTCGCCCGCGTCCTTCATGGCCAGCGCCAGCACGGCCAGGATCTGGTCGCCGTCGACGATGTTGCCGTCGGCGTCCACGGCCAGGCAGCGGTCGGCGTCGCCGTCGTGCGCGATGCCCAGGTCGGCGCCGTGCTCCAGCACGATCTTGCCGAGGCCGTCGATGTGGGTGGAGCCGCAGTTCTCGTTGATGTTGAGGCCGTCCGGGTCCGCGTGCACCGCGATGACCTCGGCCCCGGCCCGGCGGTAGGCGTCCGGGGCGACCGCGGCCGCGGCGCCGTTGGCGCAGTCCACCACGACCTTGATGCCCTCCAGCGGCTGACCGGTGGCCAGCAGCAGGTGGTCCACGTACCGCTGACCGGCGTCGGCGATGTCCCGCACCCGGCCGACCCCGGCGCCGGTGGGCCGACCCGCCGTGGTGTCGGCGAGCTTGGCCTCGATCTCGTCCTCGACGGTGTCCGGCAGCTTCAGCCCGCCCGCGGCGAACAGCTTGATCCCGTTGTCCGGCATCGCGTTGTGCGAGGCGGAGATCATCACGCCCAGGTCCGCGCCCAGCTCGGCGATCAGGAAGGCCACCGCGGGGGTGGGCAGCACGCCGACCCGCAGCACGTCCGCGCCAGCCGCGGCCAGGCCGGCGGTGACCGCGGCCTCCAGCATCTCGCCGCTGGCGCGCGGGTCACGGCCGACCACCGCGATCGGGCGGTGGGAGCGGTCGTGTTCGGCCAGGACCTGCGCCGCGGCGGCGGCGATGGAGAGCGCTAGCTCCGGGGTCAGGTCAGCGTTGGCGAGTCCGCGAACGCCGTCGGTGCCGAACAGTCGAGCCATGACGAGGGGTCCTCCGGGAACTGGGGGCGGCGGATGACAAAAAAGCGGGAGCAGCTCTCCGTATACGGATGGCTGCTCCCGCTGGTTGCCTTGCGGCTGAAAAATCAGCGCTTGCTGTACTGAGGCGCCTTACGGGCCTTCTTCAGACCGTACTTCTTGCGCTCCTTGACCCGAGGGTCACGAGTCAGGAAGCCGGCCTTCTTCAGCGGGGGACGGTCCTCGCTGTCGACCTCGATCAGGGCGCGGGCGATCGCCAGGCGCAGCGCGCCTGCCTGACCGGAGGGGCCACCGCCACGCAGGTTCCCGAAGATGTCGAAGGCCTCGACCTTCTCCAGGGTCACCAACGGCTCCTTGATGAGCTGCTGGTGCACCTTGTTCGGGAAGTAGTCCTCAAGGGTCTTGCCGTTGAGGAGGAACTTGCCGCTGCCCGGCACCAGGCGGACCCGGACCACGGCTTCCTTGCGACGGCCGACGGTCTGGACCGGCTTGGACAGCACGGGGATCGTGCGGACCGGCGCGGCGTCCTCGTCGGACTCGGTGTCGCTCGCCTCGGCGGCAGCCTCGTCGGACTCGGTCACCTCGGCGGCGACCTCCTCCGCGGACTCCTCGACCTCGGGCGCGACAGCGTCCTCGACGACCTCGGCGGCAGCGTCGAATTCCTCGACGGCTGCGGTCTCTTCAGTGCTCACGCTGGCTTCCTCGAAGTTCTCGTCGGCCGCGGTCACTGGGCGACCTTCTTGATCTCAAACGGCTGCGGCTGCTGGGCCGCGTGCGGGTGCTCCGGGCCTGCGTAGACCTTGAGCTTCTTACCCATCGCGTTGCCGAGCTTGTTCTTCGGCAGCATGCCCTTGATGGTCTTCTCGACCAGCTTGGTGGGGTGCTTGTCGATCATCTCGCCGAACGAGCGCTTGCGCAGGCCGCCCGGGTAACCGCTGTGGCGGTACACGAACTCCTGGTCGCGCTTCTGGCCGGTGAGGGCCACCTTGTCCGCGTTGATCACGATGACGAAGTCGCCGGTGTCGATGTGCGGAGCGAAAATGGGCTTGTGCTTGCCGCGCAGCAGAGTCGCGGCGTGGGTGGCGAGCCGGCCGAGCACCAGGTCCTGGGCGTCAATGACGTGCCAGGTGCGCTTCACCTCGCCGGGCTTCGGGCTGTACGTGCGCACGGGTCTACCTCGTCGTCCTCACATCACGGGATGTCACTGCGGTGATGCGTTTCAGCTGGAGGACCAACTCGAAAACGCGCGGCGGACCCTAGTCGCACCGTATACCGCACAACAGCGGATCAGGTTACCCGCTGGCCCTGCGTAGGGTCAAAACGGCCGCTAACGGGCGTCGTGATCCGGACTGCACAGGTGTGACCGGGCCCGACCAGTGTAGATGACGCCGGAGATGATCCTGACGGGTGGGGGCGCTCCGGCCGGTGAGCAGCGTCACCGGCCGTTCACCGCTGGTTCAGACGGTGGCCGGGGCCCGGCGCAGCTCGGTGGACAGCGCGAGCAGCTCGCGCACGTCGTCGTCCAGCCCGTCCCCGGCCGGCAGCGCCAGCGACATCGCCTGCGGGGCCACCTCGGTGCCCTCGGCGTGCGCGCGCAGCCCGGCCCGCAGCGCCTCGGCCAGCGAGAGCGCCTCGGACTCGGCGCGCACGTGCGCGAGGTAGGGGCTGATCCGCACCAGCCCGTCCCGGCACTCGATGACCCGCCGGTAGTAGCGGCGGTGCACCCCGCGCAGGCTCAGCGCGTCCCGGACCGGCCGGACCGGGCCGCGGGTCAGCGAGTCCTGCGGGAAGGCCCGGTGCAGGGTGGTCCACAGCGGCCGGAGCTGGTGGTAGACGCGAAGGTGCTGCCACCACACCCGGAAGGCGGCCAGCCGCATCAGCACACCCGGGTAGCTCACGCCGATGATGAACATCAGGATGCCGGGGAAGAGGATGAAGGTGGACAGCGTGCGGGTCCAGTCCGGCATCGGCACGCCGGCCCACATCAGCGCGACGGTCAGGCAGGTGCCGCCCGCAGCGGCGATCAGCAGCACCTCGCCGATCGAGGTGATCAGCAACCCGGTGCGCAGCCTGCCGGTGGCGCCGCGGGCGTAGCGCCGGGTCCAGCGCAGCGCCACGGCCACGCCGTAGGCCAGGTAGGCGTCGGCGAAGAGGTAGAAGCCGGCCACGGTGGCGATCGAGTAGCCGCCGGGCCCAGGGTCGGCGGGCGCGGAGAAGGTGACCGCGGCCAGCCCGGCCAGGCAGACCAGCAACGGCAGCGCCTGCCACCAGGCCCGCACCCTGGCCCGCGCCGGGTCCAGCGCGGTGAACATGAAGAACAGCACCAGGGTGTAGATCACCGTCATCAGCAGGCTGTACTGCGCCCAGCTGTAGAAGATGACCGCGATGGTCGGTTCCGCGGTGCTGCCGGCGAGCAGGCCAAGCGGGTAGGCGAACCCGGCGGCCACCAGGCAGACCGTCACGATCCGCAGTGAGCGGTCGTGCGGGGCCCGGCTGAACTGGTAGAGCTTCCAGAACAGGGCGCCGTAGAGCAGCACGCCCTGGAGCACGGTCATGACGATGGTGGTCGGGTTCACAACCAGCCCAGCCGGTCGCCGAGCGCGTTCTCGATCCGCTTGGTCGGTACGTCGGCCGAGTCCCCGGGCGCGACCCGGTCCAGCACCGATGCCCATTCCAGGATGATCGTCGCGACGGTCTCCGCCTCGAGTTCCTGCGAGTCGTCGTAGCTGGTGCGGCGCAACGCCCTGCGCACCGCGTCCGGCTCGATGTCCGGGTAGAGCGCGGTCAGCATCGGGTCGTCATGCCCCTCACCACTGCGGTGACCGGCCAGCAGGTGGCCGAGTTCGTGCAGGATGATGTGGTTCTGGTGGGATTTGGTGGTGCGTTCCTGGTACAGGATGTAGTCGGCCGTCTCGGTGGCGATCCACACCCCGAAGGGCCCCGGCACCGGGATCGGGTGCGCCACCAGCCGGATCGGTTTGCCGCGCCGCTCACCCACGCGACGGCACAGCTCGGTGACGTCCAGCGGTGGCCGGATGTCCAGTTCGTTGAGCAACCGCCGGCACCGACGTCGTAGATCGCGTTCCCGCACGGGACCGCCCCTTTCACCCGCCCGCGTTCTCGCCCCGCTCGGCCTGTTCGAGCCGGTAGACGACGTCGAGCAGGTCCATGACCTGTCGGCGTCCCTGTGGAGAAAGTTCTCCAGCACGCATGGCCATGAGCTGCGCCTCACTGCTGCCCGCGAGCTGGCGAAGCCTGTGCCGCTCTTCCTTCAGATCGGCCAACTGGCGATCGACCCTATCCGTAACCTCGTCATCAAAGAAGTAGCTGACAGGAACTCCGAAGAAACCTGCCAGAGCTTGCAGATGTTTGAAGGTCGGATTGTCCTTGTTTCCCTTGCGCAGCTGCCAGATGTAACTCTGCGAGATCGTCACACCACTGGCCGTGATGGCAGCTGCCACGTGCTCGTTGCTGTACTCCTGCCCCGCCCTCGGCGCCGACACGGCGAAGAGGTGGTTCAGCTTGCCGGCCAGGCTCTGACCTGCCCGCTCAGCCATGGGGCCTCCACTAGACCACTTCGAATATTTTACTGATAGAAAGGGCCATCCGGGTGACGGCTTTTTCCTCAGTTGAAACCCTGGTACACCAACCATAGACTTCGGAAGTGACCAAGCTCAACCGTCGTCCAGCAGGTTGATGACCGCAACACGTGCCCGGCATACGAGATGAACTCGGTGGGGGTCGATCCGGCGATGTACTCAGGAACCACTGCTGACACAGCCCACGGCCTCAGCTGCCATGCCTGCGGCCAGCCGTACGGCTACTGGGCGACGGACCCGCTGACCGGCCTGCTCGACCGCAGGGGCTGGGCCGAGCAGGCG contains:
- the rplM gene encoding 50S ribosomal protein L13 codes for the protein MRTYSPKPGEVKRTWHVIDAQDLVLGRLATHAATLLRGKHKPIFAPHIDTGDFVIVINADKVALTGQKRDQEFVYRHSGYPGGLRKRSFGEMIDKHPTKLVEKTIKGMLPKNKLGNAMGKKLKVYAGPEHPHAAQQPQPFEIKKVAQ
- a CDS encoding helix-turn-helix domain-containing protein, coding for MAERAGQSLAGKLNHLFAVSAPRAGQEYSNEHVAAAITASGVTISQSYIWQLRKGNKDNPTFKHLQALAGFFGVPVSYFFDDEVTDRVDRQLADLKEERHRLRQLAGSSEAQLMAMRAGELSPQGRRQVMDLLDVVYRLEQAERGENAGG
- a CDS encoding acyl carrier protein, which translates into the protein MEDQVERIRAVISRVLGVEPERVGPDTSFLAELGADSMMLIELLANLEIEYDIEVDESELAHLVDLRSVLDVLARARQA
- the glmM gene encoding phosphoglucosamine mutase, with the protein product MARLFGTDGVRGLANADLTPELALSIAAAAAQVLAEHDRSHRPIAVVGRDPRASGEMLEAAVTAGLAAAGADVLRVGVLPTPAVAFLIAELGADLGVMISASHNAMPDNGIKLFAAGGLKLPDTVEDEIEAKLADTTAGRPTGAGVGRVRDIADAGQRYVDHLLLATGQPLEGIKVVVDCANGAAAAVAPDAYRRAGAEVIAVHADPDGLNINENCGSTHIDGLGKIVLEHGADLGIAHDGDADRCLAVDADGNIVDGDQILAVLALAMKDAGELAEDTLVATVMSNLGLHLAMREHGVNLRTTAVGDRYVLEELRANGYTLGGEQSGHVVLPGHATTGDGLLTALRLMARMALTGKSLADLAGVMRRLPQVLINVKVTDKAAVATAPSVAEAVAAVEAELAGNGRVLLRPSGTEQLVRVMVEAPSQDAAQDAAQRLAGVVSAVR
- a CDS encoding MAB_1171c family putative transporter; translation: MTVLQGVLLYGALFWKLYQFSRAPHDRSLRIVTVCLVAAGFAYPLGLLAGSTAEPTIAVIFYSWAQYSLLMTVIYTLVLFFMFTALDPARARVRAWWQALPLLVCLAGLAAVTFSAPADPGPGGYSIATVAGFYLFADAYLAYGVAVALRWTRRYARGATGRLRTGLLITSIGEVLLIAAAGGTCLTVALMWAGVPMPDWTRTLSTFILFPGILMFIIGVSYPGVLMRLAAFRVWWQHLRVYHQLRPLWTTLHRAFPQDSLTRGPVRPVRDALSLRGVHRRYYRRVIECRDGLVRISPYLAHVRAESEALSLAEALRAGLRAHAEGTEVAPQAMSLALPAGDGLDDDVRELLALSTELRRAPATV
- the rpsI gene encoding 30S ribosomal protein S9: MTESDEAAAEASDTESDEDAAPVRTIPVLSKPVQTVGRRKEAVVRVRLVPGSGKFLLNGKTLEDYFPNKVHQQLIKEPLVTLEKVEAFDIFGNLRGGGPSGQAGALRLAIARALIEVDSEDRPPLKKAGFLTRDPRVKERKKYGLKKARKAPQYSKR
- a CDS encoding beta-ketoacyl-[acyl-carrier-protein] synthase family protein, whose translation is MTGRRVAITGIGVVSSIGIGAGAFRDGLRAGCSGARPITAFDTTGFDRTMGCEVTGFDPADWLRVADPAALGRAGQFAAAAATMAVRDAEADLDRLRAGHGLISMGTTDGGAPTLERLVAADLADEHGHRDPLLAAQVPAARLGLDIATELGLREVELCTLGTACSAGNYAIGNGFDAIRSGEADFALCGGADAMCRLTFTSFYRLGTISPDVCRPFDADRQGILTGEGAAVLLLEPWETAVARGARIHAELLGYGLSCDAYHQVAPERTGIALGMTRALANAGIAPAQVDLISAHGTGTKANDVTETAAIREVFGARPPRTISLKSMLGHTMGAATALSVAACALAITEGFIPPTINHRVTDPDCPIDCVPNTAVPARLRVVQSNGLAFGGNNAIVLLGAAS
- a CDS encoding beta-ketoacyl synthase N-terminal-like domain-containing protein, with protein sequence MSGLALTAHAAASAYGLATPALLAGLRTGRAPGGFAVPEVDIQALLGLKGTASMDRAAALAVLTVGELLAAHPGLADPDTALVLGTTSGSAGTQANVVRGSLTRRRPYFIEPSLVPFALMNGPASICAIRHGLRGPNATVAGGRAAVLSALRYASRLIGGGQCARALVGGTEELTPEREWLEGQYPVQAGPLGEGAGVLLLEPPGPRPVLAEVLGFGSRLVAGDPVQEAVADCVRGLLARHRIEPGEVGLVSAPVELSGLLGAATVVDPAGLLGDTGAAAGLFQLIGVLTTGIGGPAVVVSVDQDHTVVAALLRLP